The following proteins are co-located in the Desulfovibrio legallii genome:
- a CDS encoding HD-GYP domain-containing protein encodes MGQNVRESRAIPQNINEEYYQISGEILSSFPKYRPPVDLFSFREDIGVLAPYCKKGVRLSNEQVDEVAALCAEGNLFVARSDHPIYSRHIVKQLDLVLQDQNLKEGEIADICIRALLLRYGHFAEQPVKLVFEPLYRDVMVVTEYLWNDRHRCNTFMRRLFRVYSPPRHAINTMIVGLWLWLQIMGEIRRRDLDRMALALLLHDVGMLKVPAFLLNKTGPLKAEEREKILPHPLVGIKLMQKMDVAFEELVRACFEHHERLDGSGYPQHLKGAQISRVGRITAIADSFAAMICDRPYGQGKEMLAAAKELAADSQHYDQEMTNLLLTAFSTGGIGPMTDMDAAVDAPETATV; translated from the coding sequence ATGGGCCAAAACGTCAGGGAAAGCCGCGCCATACCGCAGAACATCAATGAAGAATACTATCAGATCAGCGGCGAAATCCTTTCCAGCTTTCCCAAATACCGACCGCCTGTAGACCTTTTCAGCTTTCGCGAGGATATCGGCGTGCTGGCCCCCTATTGCAAAAAGGGCGTGCGGCTCAGCAACGAGCAGGTGGACGAGGTGGCCGCCCTTTGCGCCGAAGGCAACCTGTTTGTGGCCCGGTCCGACCACCCCATCTACTCGCGCCATATTGTCAAGCAGCTGGACCTGGTGCTGCAGGATCAGAACCTCAAGGAAGGGGAAATAGCGGATATCTGCATCCGCGCCCTGCTCCTGCGCTACGGGCACTTTGCGGAACAGCCGGTCAAGCTGGTTTTTGAACCTTTGTACCGCGACGTCATGGTGGTGACGGAATACCTGTGGAACGACCGCCACCGCTGCAATACCTTCATGCGTCGACTGTTCCGCGTCTACTCGCCCCCGCGCCACGCCATCAACACCATGATCGTGGGGCTTTGGCTCTGGCTGCAGATCATGGGCGAAATCCGCCGCCGCGACCTGGACCGCATGGCCCTGGCCCTGCTGTTGCACGATGTGGGCATGCTCAAGGTACCGGCCTTTCTGCTCAACAAGACCGGTCCCCTCAAGGCGGAAGAGCGGGAAAAAATCCTGCCTCACCCCCTGGTGGGCATCAAGCTCATGCAAAAGATGGACGTAGCTTTTGAGGAGCTGGTGCGGGCCTGTTTTGAGCACCACGAACGCCTGGACGGCTCCGGCTACCCGCAGCACCTCAAGGGCGCGCAGATCAGCCGGGTGGGGCGCATCACGGCCATTGCGGATTCCTTTGCGGCCATGATCTGCGACCGTCCCTATGGCCAGGGCAAGGAAATGCTGGCCGCCGCCAAGGAGCTGGCCGCCGATAGCCAGCACTATGACCAGGAAATGACCAATCTGCTGCTCACGGCCTTTTCCACCGGCGGCATCGGCCCCATGACGGATATGGACGCCGCAGTGGACGCCCCGGAAACTGCTACGGTCTGA